A window of Sporocytophaga myxococcoides contains these coding sequences:
- a CDS encoding glycosyltransferase family 2 protein — MASLRPDISVVVPLLNEAESLPELTQWISRVMDKNHFKYEVILVDDGSTDESWDVIEKLNNKNPYIKGIRFSRNYGKSAALNQGFHNAQGEVVITMDADLQDSPDEIPELYDMIKNQGYDLVSGWKKKRFDPISKTIPTKLFNGVTSSISGIKLHDFNCGLKAYKYQVIKNVEIYGEMHRYIPVIAKRNGFGKIGEKVVQHQARKYGTTKFGLERFLYGFLDLLSITFVTKFKKRPMHFFGSLGTLSFIFGFFTTFYLLADKIYNLSMGIRGRDVVNNTWFYLALVAIIIGVQLFLAGFIGEILTMNSHKRSDYIILDKVGDIA, encoded by the coding sequence ATGGCCTCTTTAAGACCAGACATTTCTGTAGTAGTGCCTTTGCTGAATGAGGCAGAATCGTTACCCGAACTTACACAATGGATAAGCAGAGTAATGGATAAGAATCACTTTAAGTATGAAGTTATTCTTGTAGATGATGGCAGTACAGATGAATCATGGGATGTCATTGAAAAACTAAATAATAAGAATCCTTATATTAAGGGGATTAGATTTAGTCGTAACTATGGTAAAAGTGCAGCTTTGAATCAGGGCTTCCATAATGCCCAAGGCGAAGTTGTGATTACTATGGATGCAGATTTACAGGATAGTCCTGATGAAATTCCTGAACTATATGATATGATCAAAAATCAGGGATATGATCTGGTTTCTGGTTGGAAAAAGAAACGATTTGATCCGATTTCAAAAACTATACCTACCAAATTGTTTAATGGAGTTACCAGTAGTATTTCAGGAATTAAACTTCATGATTTTAACTGTGGTTTGAAAGCCTACAAATACCAGGTGATAAAAAATGTTGAAATTTATGGAGAGATGCATCGATATATCCCTGTAATAGCTAAAAGAAATGGTTTTGGGAAAATAGGGGAAAAAGTTGTTCAGCATCAGGCTAGAAAGTATGGAACTACAAAATTTGGTTTAGAACGCTTCTTATATGGTTTTCTTGATTTATTATCCATAACCTTTGTAACAAAATTCAAAAAAAGACCGATGCACTTTTTCGGCTCTTTAGGTACTTTATCTTTTATTTTCGGATTTTTTACTACTTTTTATCTTCTTGCAGATAAAATCTATAACCTTTCAATGGGAATCAGAGGTAGAGATGTAGTTAACAATACCTGGTTTTATTTAGCTTTAGTTGCTATAATTATTGGTGTTCAATTGTTCTTAGCAGGCTTTATCGGAGAAATTCTCACCATGAACTCTCATAAAAGGTCTGATTATATTATTCTAGACAAAGTCGGAGATATTGCATGA
- the purB gene encoding adenylosuccinate lyase, whose amino-acid sequence MELNALTAISPIDGRYRNQVKNLAPYYSEFGLIKYRIQVEIEYFIALAELPLPGLESFSKSLYPSLRNIYLNFTEKQAQEIKEIEKKTNHDVKAVEYFIKAAFDNLNIAQYSEFIHFGLTSQDINNTAIPMLLKDSVQEEILPLVYLLQNALIGIAKEWKGIAMLAKTHGQPASPTTLGKELMVFVERINNQLELLKNVPYSAKFGGATGNFNAHFSAYPEIDWIEFANEFLNTQLGLHRSQFTTQIEHYDNLAALFDNLKRINTILIDLDRDMWQYISMEYFKQKIKEGEIGSSAMPHKVNPIDFENSEGNLGIANAIFEHLSSKLPISRLQRDLTDSTVLRNIGVPIAHMYIAIKSLLKGLEKIELNKAAIDKDLENNWVVIAEGIQTILRRVGYPQPYEALKDLTRQNKKITREIFEAFIETLNVSPSVKAELKTLTPYTYTGVKFEY is encoded by the coding sequence ATGGAATTAAACGCATTGACAGCGATCTCGCCTATTGACGGCAGATACAGGAATCAGGTTAAAAATCTAGCTCCTTATTATTCAGAATTTGGCCTAATCAAATACAGGATTCAAGTTGAAATTGAATATTTTATTGCGCTGGCAGAATTACCCCTTCCAGGACTTGAATCCTTTAGTAAAAGCTTATACCCATCTTTAAGGAATATTTATTTAAACTTTACTGAAAAGCAGGCACAGGAAATCAAGGAAATAGAAAAGAAAACCAACCATGATGTCAAAGCTGTTGAATATTTTATAAAAGCTGCATTTGATAATTTAAATATTGCTCAATACAGCGAATTCATTCACTTCGGATTAACTTCTCAGGATATCAATAACACAGCAATTCCAATGTTGCTAAAAGATTCTGTTCAGGAAGAGATTTTACCTTTGGTTTACTTGCTTCAGAATGCCTTAATTGGAATTGCAAAAGAATGGAAAGGGATAGCAATGCTTGCCAAAACGCACGGTCAGCCTGCTTCACCAACCACACTTGGGAAAGAGTTAATGGTTTTTGTTGAAAGAATAAACAATCAACTTGAGCTCTTAAAAAACGTCCCTTATTCCGCAAAATTTGGAGGAGCAACAGGAAACTTTAATGCTCATTTTTCTGCCTATCCGGAAATTGACTGGATAGAATTTGCAAATGAATTTCTGAACACTCAGTTAGGCTTACACAGAAGTCAGTTTACTACACAGATAGAACACTATGATAATCTTGCTGCACTGTTTGACAATTTGAAAAGAATCAATACAATTCTGATAGATCTTGACAGAGATATGTGGCAATACATTTCTATGGAATACTTTAAGCAGAAAATAAAGGAAGGTGAAATTGGTTCTTCTGCTATGCCTCATAAAGTCAACCCTATAGATTTTGAAAATTCTGAAGGTAACCTTGGTATTGCTAATGCCATATTTGAGCATCTTTCGTCTAAACTTCCAATATCAAGATTGCAAAGAGATTTGACTGATTCAACTGTCCTCAGAAATATAGGAGTACCTATTGCTCATATGTATATTGCTATTAAATCGTTATTAAAAGGACTTGAAAAAATTGAGTTAAATAAAGCCGCAATAGATAAAGATCTTGAAAACAACTGGGTCGTTATCGCAGAAGGGATTCAAACAATTTTAAGAAGAGTAGGATATCCCCAACCTTACGAAGCATTAAAAGACCTGACCAGACAAAACAAGAAAATAACCCGGGAAATTTTTGAAGCATTTATTGAAACGCTAAATGTTTCTCCTTCAGTGAAGGCGGAATTAAAAACGCTTACGCCTTACACCTATACTGGTGTTAAATTTGAATATTAA
- a CDS encoding dihydroorotase — protein MKILLKSAEIIDKNSPYHFQKKNIVIVDGIIEKIGDFEETADIVLESPNLKVSPGWFDLRASIKDPGSEHKEDIHSATRAAASGGFTGIVCMPNTKPVLQTKDLVEYISNRSANKITSVYPVAAVTVDNKGEEITEMIDLHKAGAIAFSDGNKPIWHSDVLLKTLQYLQAFDGLLLVHAEDKYVSMYGQMNEGLTSTLLGLKGLPKLAEEIIVERDLRILRYTGGKIHFSHVSSPRSFELIKEAKAEGLNVTSDITAYNLALDDTLLTSFDTNLKVNPPLRSREDVDAFWNYLKDGVIDAIVSDHNPQDEESKNLEFDLAEFGMIGLESVFSIVNTIKRDISLETLLDKISYAPRKILGLSQPVIKEGALAEITIFDSEREWEFTKNDIRSKSKNTPFVGWKFKGKPLAVINKGMYFINN, from the coding sequence ATGAAAATTCTCTTAAAATCTGCTGAAATAATAGATAAAAATTCACCTTATCATTTTCAGAAAAAGAATATAGTTATTGTCGATGGTATAATTGAGAAGATTGGAGATTTTGAAGAGACTGCAGATATTGTACTTGAAAGCCCTAATTTAAAAGTTTCACCTGGATGGTTTGATTTGAGAGCCTCTATAAAAGATCCGGGAAGCGAACATAAAGAAGATATTCATTCGGCTACTAGAGCTGCAGCATCCGGTGGATTCACAGGTATTGTTTGTATGCCAAATACCAAGCCAGTTTTACAAACAAAAGATTTAGTTGAGTATATTTCTAATAGATCTGCTAATAAAATTACCTCAGTTTATCCTGTTGCAGCTGTTACAGTGGACAATAAGGGTGAAGAAATCACCGAGATGATTGATTTGCATAAAGCAGGAGCAATTGCTTTTTCTGATGGAAATAAACCAATCTGGCATTCGGATGTGTTACTGAAAACACTTCAATATCTTCAGGCATTTGATGGACTTTTGCTTGTTCATGCAGAGGATAAATACGTTTCTATGTATGGTCAGATGAACGAAGGTTTAACCAGTACACTTCTGGGGTTGAAAGGTCTTCCCAAGTTGGCTGAAGAAATAATTGTTGAAAGAGATCTTAGAATATTAAGGTATACAGGAGGGAAAATTCATTTTTCTCATGTTAGTAGTCCACGTTCTTTCGAACTTATTAAAGAAGCTAAAGCTGAAGGTCTGAATGTAACTTCTGATATTACTGCATACAATCTTGCCCTTGATGATACATTACTCACTTCCTTTGATACAAATTTAAAGGTAAACCCTCCCTTAAGATCCAGGGAAGATGTTGATGCGTTCTGGAATTATTTAAAAGATGGAGTTATTGATGCTATTGTATCAGACCATAACCCTCAGGATGAAGAAAGCAAGAATCTGGAATTTGACCTGGCTGAATTTGGAATGATTGGATTAGAATCGGTGTTTTCCATTGTAAATACAATTAAAAGAGATATTTCTCTTGAAACTCTTCTTGATAAAATATCCTATGCGCCCCGCAAAATTCTGGGCTTATCTCAGCCTGTTATAAAGGAAGGGGCACTTGCTGAAATCACCATTTTTGATTCAGAAAGAGAATGGGAGTTTACCAAAAATGATATTAGATCAAAATCTAAAAATACTCCATTTGTTGGTTGGAAGTTCAAAGGAAAACCTTTGGCAGTAATTAACAAAGGAATGTATTTTATAAATAATTAA
- a CDS encoding class I SAM-dependent methyltransferase — protein MKKLISLVIRKIPRKYLQIISPLALKVIALFYAGNKVECPISGKTYRKFLPYGRIPRPNALAPDSLSLERHRLMWLYLKNKTNFFTANLKVLHIAPEHCFIHRFEALKNLDYITADLESPLAKVKMDIHQIPFEANTFDVAFCNHVMEHVDSDIKAMNEIYRVLKPGGWAIIQSPLDLGRETTFEDFSITDPADREKIFGQNDHVRVYGRDYKKRLEQGGFTVVEDDYVMQLDPKIVERYALPQEEIIYLCKK, from the coding sequence ATGAAAAAGTTAATAAGTCTGGTCATCAGAAAAATTCCCAGAAAATATTTACAGATAATAAGTCCGCTGGCGCTAAAAGTTATTGCTCTTTTCTATGCGGGGAATAAAGTAGAATGCCCAATTTCAGGAAAAACGTATAGAAAATTCCTTCCTTATGGGAGAATTCCAAGACCTAACGCTCTCGCTCCTGATAGCCTTTCTCTTGAAAGACATCGTTTAATGTGGTTATATCTGAAGAATAAGACAAATTTCTTTACAGCGAATCTAAAGGTCTTACACATAGCTCCGGAACATTGTTTTATTCATAGATTTGAAGCACTTAAAAATCTTGATTATATCACAGCGGATCTTGAATCTCCATTGGCAAAGGTAAAAATGGATATACATCAAATTCCATTTGAAGCTAATACATTTGATGTAGCTTTCTGCAATCACGTAATGGAACATGTTGATAGTGACATTAAAGCTATGAATGAAATTTACAGAGTATTAAAGCCAGGAGGTTGGGCAATCATTCAATCACCTCTTGATCTCGGTAGAGAAACTACATTTGAAGACTTCTCCATAACTGATCCTGCTGACAGAGAAAAAATTTTCGGACAAAATGATCATGTAAGAGTTTATGGAAGAGATTATAAAAAACGTCTTGAGCAAGGTGGATTTACAGTTGTTGAGGATGACTATGTGATGCAGCTTGACCCTAAAATTGTAGAGCGGTATGCTTTGCCCCAGGAAGAAATTATTTACTTGTGTAAAAAATAA
- a CDS encoding amylo-alpha-1,6-glucosidase, whose product MGSYIKYKNQYFILASSSLADDRIIVLKHEDMFGVFDRYGDVFPIGHGAQGLFCEGTRFLSKLELLVEGHRPLLLSSSLKEENELMTVDLTNSDYLNKNGSIAEKGSLHIHRAKFVYNNVCYEKIRLCNFGMEPLVFNLSLSFESDFKDIFEVRGLSRKKAGRKASPKYQEDQIILGYKGLDNVSRKTRIKFEKAPDSIETKKAFYKIQLPPKACDYISFAVACEIGKKETQILKYEDAYNQVIKTLEKVKEESCELLSSNEQFNEWLHRSKSDLITMISNTEYGIYPYAGIPWYSTPFGRDGIITAWQCLWLNPDITKGVLKYLAATQADSENSFQDAEPGKIFHEKRGGEMAELGEIPFKLYYGTIDATPLFVALAGAYLQRTNDLETLRHIWPNIEAALKWIDHFGDLDGDGFIEYQKKSESGLNNQGWKDSHDSIFYSNGKLAKGPIALCEVQGYVYDAKLSASKIARELGMEERAEELSHQANELKEKFAKSFWSEEKKCYYIALDGQKNPCDVVSSNAGHCLFSGIAKKEHAEQLACTLLNDNMFSGWGIRTIASDEFRYNPMSYHNGSIWPHDNSLIAYGLYKYGFYEEVHKVLKGMFDVTTFVELQRLPELFCGFEKRKNEGPTAYPVACSPQAWAVTSVYFLLQASLGIEINAKENSINFVSPTLPSFINELTITNLKVNNTRVVIQIRRNLNNEIDVYLLHKDGDVKVKKVENENILKKNSLVDAGKYSASTSESNINIQI is encoded by the coding sequence ATGGGAAGTTATATCAAGTATAAAAATCAATATTTTATTCTTGCATCTTCATCTCTGGCCGATGACCGGATAATTGTGCTCAAGCATGAGGATATGTTTGGGGTCTTTGATAGATATGGTGATGTGTTTCCAATAGGGCATGGTGCACAGGGATTATTTTGTGAAGGAACAAGATTTTTAAGTAAGCTGGAACTGCTCGTTGAAGGACACAGACCTTTACTTCTGAGTTCAAGTTTGAAGGAAGAAAATGAGTTGATGACAGTAGACTTAACCAATTCTGATTATTTAAATAAAAATGGTTCCATAGCTGAAAAAGGTTCTCTTCATATTCACAGAGCAAAATTTGTATACAATAATGTTTGCTATGAGAAAATAAGACTGTGCAATTTTGGAATGGAGCCTCTGGTGTTTAATCTGTCACTGAGTTTTGAATCGGATTTTAAAGATATCTTTGAAGTAAGAGGTTTATCAAGAAAGAAAGCAGGAAGAAAAGCTTCTCCTAAGTACCAGGAAGATCAGATTATACTTGGCTATAAAGGGTTGGATAATGTGTCCAGAAAAACAAGGATAAAATTTGAAAAAGCTCCTGATTCTATTGAAACTAAAAAAGCATTCTATAAAATTCAATTACCACCTAAGGCATGTGATTATATATCTTTTGCAGTAGCCTGTGAAATTGGAAAAAAGGAAACACAGATCCTGAAATATGAAGATGCATATAATCAGGTTATAAAAACACTCGAAAAAGTTAAAGAGGAATCTTGCGAATTATTGAGCTCTAATGAACAGTTCAACGAATGGCTGCACAGATCAAAATCTGATCTGATCACTATGATTTCTAATACAGAATATGGCATATATCCATATGCCGGTATTCCATGGTATAGTACACCTTTTGGTAGGGACGGTATTATTACGGCCTGGCAATGCTTATGGCTAAATCCAGATATAACCAAAGGAGTATTAAAATATCTTGCAGCCACTCAAGCAGATTCTGAGAACAGTTTTCAGGATGCAGAACCTGGTAAAATTTTTCATGAGAAAAGAGGCGGAGAAATGGCAGAGCTTGGTGAAATTCCATTTAAATTGTACTATGGGACTATAGATGCTACTCCACTTTTTGTTGCACTGGCAGGAGCCTACCTTCAAAGGACAAATGATCTTGAGACTCTAAGGCATATCTGGCCTAATATTGAAGCAGCATTGAAATGGATCGATCACTTCGGAGATCTTGACGGAGACGGATTTATAGAATATCAGAAAAAATCTGAAAGCGGACTTAATAATCAGGGATGGAAAGATTCTCATGATTCTATCTTTTATTCAAACGGGAAACTTGCTAAAGGTCCAATAGCTTTATGTGAGGTACAAGGCTACGTATACGATGCCAAGTTAAGTGCGAGTAAGATAGCAAGAGAACTTGGAATGGAAGAAAGAGCTGAAGAACTAAGTCATCAGGCTAATGAACTAAAGGAGAAGTTTGCAAAATCCTTTTGGTCTGAAGAGAAAAAGTGCTATTACATTGCTTTAGATGGGCAAAAGAACCCATGTGATGTTGTATCAAGCAATGCAGGTCACTGCCTCTTTTCTGGCATAGCCAAAAAAGAACATGCAGAACAACTAGCTTGTACACTTCTAAATGATAATATGTTTTCAGGCTGGGGTATAAGAACAATTGCTTCAGATGAGTTCAGATACAATCCTATGTCTTATCATAATGGATCAATCTGGCCTCATGATAATTCATTGATTGCTTATGGGCTCTATAAATATGGTTTTTATGAAGAAGTCCACAAAGTTCTAAAGGGGATGTTTGATGTAACTACATTTGTTGAATTGCAAAGATTACCGGAGTTATTTTGTGGCTTTGAAAAAAGAAAGAATGAAGGTCCTACTGCATATCCTGTTGCTTGCTCACCCCAGGCTTGGGCTGTTACTTCAGTTTATTTTCTTTTACAAGCATCTTTGGGAATTGAAATCAATGCAAAAGAAAACAGTATTAACTTTGTGAGCCCAACTTTGCCTTCCTTTATTAATGAGCTCACGATCACTAATCTAAAGGTGAACAATACGAGAGTTGTGATTCAGATTAGACGAAATTTAAATAATGAAATTGATGTTTATCTATTGCACAAAGACGGTGATGTAAAGGTGAAAAAAGTAGAGAATGAAAATATACTTAAGAAAAATTCACTGGTAGATGCAGGTAAGTATTCTGCTTCTACCAGTGAATCTAATATTAATATTCAAATTTAA
- a CDS encoding cation diffusion facilitator family transporter, protein MIEVSKKTSVPGQKIIIGSLFSNLFLGLLKLLTGIFGNSFALIADSIESFSDVISSVILFIGLKVSVKERDENHPYGHGKAEPIASIALTFLLYAAAIFIITESIQNIRTPHKPPAPFTLILLGAIIFIKEILFRFVSKAGETHQSSAMKAEAWHHRSDALSSLAAFFGIAIAIIGGEGYESADDWAALAASALVIYNAWTIMRSAMNELMDVAPDPSIAQQVKDIARKVPGVVQLDKCLVRKMGFDFYVDLHVMVNADISVKEGHKLAHDVKNQLLKDLPKIKDVLIHIEPAE, encoded by the coding sequence ATGATCGAAGTCTCAAAAAAAACTTCTGTACCTGGTCAAAAAATCATTATTGGAAGTCTCTTTTCTAACCTTTTTTTGGGTCTTCTTAAACTTTTAACGGGTATATTTGGAAATTCTTTCGCATTGATTGCCGATTCTATTGAATCTTTTTCTGATGTGATCAGCTCTGTAATTCTTTTCATAGGATTAAAAGTTTCAGTTAAAGAACGGGATGAAAATCACCCTTACGGACATGGAAAGGCTGAACCAATTGCCTCAATTGCTCTTACATTTTTACTTTATGCAGCAGCAATATTTATAATCACAGAAAGTATCCAGAATATTCGTACTCCTCATAAACCTCCTGCTCCATTTACATTGATTTTACTGGGTGCTATTATATTCATAAAAGAAATTTTATTTCGATTTGTCAGTAAAGCGGGAGAAACACACCAAAGCTCAGCTATGAAAGCAGAGGCATGGCATCATAGAAGTGATGCTTTATCTTCCTTGGCTGCTTTCTTTGGTATTGCAATCGCTATCATTGGGGGAGAAGGATATGAAAGTGCTGATGACTGGGCTGCTCTTGCTGCTTCTGCTTTAGTTATTTATAATGCCTGGACAATTATGAGATCTGCTATGAATGAATTGATGGATGTTGCCCCTGACCCTTCCATAGCTCAGCAAGTAAAGGACATTGCAAGAAAAGTACCCGGGGTAGTTCAGCTAGATAAATGTCTTGTAAGAAAAATGGGATTTGACTTTTATGTAGATCTACATGTAATGGTTAATGCAGACATTTCTGTAAAAGAAGGCCACAAACTTGCCCACGATGTTAAAAATCAACTATTAAAAGACCTTCCTAAAATTAAAGACGTGCTTATTCATATCGAACCAGCGGAATAA
- a CDS encoding glycosyltransferase family 4 protein, which translates to MRIAQVSPLFESVPPKLYGGTERIVSYLTEELVKQGHEVTLFASGDSETKAKLIAPCNKALRLDSESMDPLAHHFTLMEMVQREVDNFDIIHFHIDYLHFPLSRRMLIPHVSTLHGRLDMPDLIPLYKEYKEIPVVSISDFQRKPLSEANWIETVYHGLPSNLYKGSYGEGKYLAFLGRFSPEKRPERAIQLAIDAGIPIKLAAKVDTKDHEYFETVIKPMLNHPLVEYVGEVSEKEKQEFLENAIALVFLIDWPEPFGLVMIESIACGTPVIAWRNGSVPEVIEDGVSGRIVESMEEALCSIEDVKKLDRAKVRACFDKRFSAERMAIDYLEVYDQLIKTKSMSNINFVYKNV; encoded by the coding sequence ATGAGGATAGCACAAGTGAGTCCGCTTTTTGAAAGCGTACCACCTAAATTATATGGAGGGACTGAAAGGATTGTTTCTTATCTGACAGAGGAATTGGTAAAGCAGGGGCATGAAGTAACTTTATTTGCTTCTGGAGATTCTGAAACCAAAGCTAAACTAATTGCTCCTTGTAACAAAGCTTTAAGACTGGATAGCGAGAGTATGGATCCACTTGCACATCACTTCACACTTATGGAAATGGTGCAGAGGGAAGTTGATAATTTTGATATAATACATTTTCACATTGATTACCTGCATTTTCCACTTTCAAGGAGAATGCTTATACCTCATGTTAGTACATTGCACGGTAGGCTTGATATGCCTGATCTTATTCCATTATACAAAGAGTATAAAGAAATACCAGTGGTTTCAATTTCCGATTTTCAAAGAAAACCACTTTCTGAAGCAAATTGGATAGAAACTGTATATCATGGGCTTCCTTCAAACCTTTATAAAGGAAGTTATGGAGAAGGTAAATATCTGGCATTTTTAGGAAGATTTTCTCCGGAAAAGAGACCGGAAAGAGCTATACAACTTGCCATTGATGCAGGTATTCCAATCAAACTAGCTGCAAAAGTTGATACCAAAGATCATGAATATTTTGAAACAGTTATAAAACCAATGCTTAATCACCCTTTGGTAGAGTATGTTGGAGAGGTGAGTGAAAAAGAAAAGCAGGAATTTCTGGAGAATGCGATCGCTCTTGTTTTTCTAATAGATTGGCCTGAACCATTTGGTTTGGTTATGATAGAATCAATAGCTTGTGGAACTCCTGTAATTGCCTGGAGAAACGGGAGTGTTCCGGAGGTTATAGAAGATGGCGTGTCCGGAAGAATAGTAGAAAGTATGGAAGAAGCGCTTTGTAGTATTGAGGATGTGAAAAAACTTGACAGGGCTAAAGTTCGAGCTTGCTTCGATAAGAGATTTTCAGCAGAAAGAATGGCTATAGATTATTTAGAGGTTTATGACCAGTTGATCAAAACTAAAAGTATGTCCAATATTAATTTTGTATATAAAAATGTTTAG
- a CDS encoding response regulator, whose product MKKINCILLIDDDEISNFINETLLKRMGVASEIKVVKNGIDGLKFITIYDENGICPELILLDLNMPVIDGYEFLESFDKLIFENKNNVKIVVLSSSNNPRDEERLKKEFGITNYFVKPLTEEKVLSILNLKPATSYN is encoded by the coding sequence ATGAAAAAAATTAATTGCATATTGCTAATTGATGACGATGAGATTAGCAATTTTATCAATGAAACTTTATTGAAAAGAATGGGAGTAGCGAGCGAAATTAAAGTGGTAAAAAACGGTATAGATGGATTAAAATTTATTACCATCTATGATGAAAATGGCATTTGTCCGGAACTTATTTTATTAGATCTTAATATGCCTGTAATTGATGGATATGAGTTTCTGGAATCTTTTGATAAGTTAATTTTTGAGAATAAAAATAATGTTAAAATAGTTGTTCTTTCTTCATCGAACAACCCGAGGGACGAAGAGCGATTAAAAAAAGAGTTTGGTATAACCAATTATTTCGTTAAGCCCCTTACAGAAGAGAAAGTGCTGAGTATATTAAACTTAAAACCAGCAACTTCATACAACTAA
- a CDS encoding glycosyltransferase has product MRRYSVVIPIYNRPDEIKELLESLTKQTYRNFDVVVVEDGSSIKCEEIVNSFKEQLDISYYFKENTGQGFSRNYGYERSKGDYFIVFDSDCIIPPNYFEELEKALNEKFLDAYGGPDKSHPSFTDVQKAISYSMTSLFTTGGIRGNKKSVGVFHPRSFNMGISRRVFEKTSGYIITRMGEDIEFSIRIINSGFKSGLVENAFVYHKRRTNFGHFFKQLHFFGRARINIYRFFPSELKPIHFMPAAFTLFCAFTILSAIFSSSVFFICSGFLLLYSLLILIDSTVKNKSLKIGFLSIAAVFTQLTGYGIGFLTELKRELFKEKK; this is encoded by the coding sequence ATGAGAAGGTATTCTGTAGTTATTCCCATCTACAACCGTCCCGATGAAATTAAAGAACTACTGGAAAGTCTGACCAAACAGACTTACAGGAATTTTGATGTTGTAGTTGTGGAAGACGGTTCTTCCATAAAATGTGAAGAGATAGTCAATTCATTCAAAGAACAACTAGATATATCTTATTACTTTAAAGAAAATACAGGTCAGGGGTTTTCCAGAAATTATGGATACGAAAGATCAAAAGGTGATTACTTTATAGTTTTTGATTCTGACTGTATAATCCCACCTAACTATTTTGAAGAGCTAGAGAAAGCTTTAAATGAAAAATTTCTGGATGCATACGGAGGTCCTGATAAAAGTCATCCATCCTTTACAGATGTGCAGAAGGCCATTAGTTATTCCATGACTTCACTGTTTACGACGGGGGGAATAAGAGGGAATAAGAAAAGTGTTGGAGTCTTTCATCCAAGAAGTTTTAATATGGGAATATCCAGAAGAGTTTTTGAGAAAACCAGTGGATATATCATTACCAGAATGGGAGAAGATATAGAATTTAGTATCAGAATAATAAATAGCGGATTTAAATCTGGGCTTGTAGAAAACGCTTTTGTATATCATAAAAGAAGGACAAACTTTGGTCATTTCTTTAAGCAGCTTCATTTTTTCGGAAGGGCAAGAATAAACATTTACAGATTTTTTCCTTCGGAATTAAAACCTATTCATTTTATGCCTGCAGCATTCACCTTGTTCTGCGCATTCACGATTCTTTCAGCAATTTTTAGCAGTTCAGTATTCTTTATATGTTCTGGATTTTTGTTGTTGTATTCGTTGCTGATCCTGATCGATTCAACAGTTAAAAATAAAAGTTTAAAAATAGGCTTTCTCAGTATTGCTGCTGTATTCACACAGCTTACGGGCTATGGGATAGGCTTTTTAACTGAACTTAAAAGAGAATTGTTTAAAGAAAAGAAATAA